The proteins below come from a single Chryseobacterium capnotolerans genomic window:
- a CDS encoding DUF2306 domain-containing protein, protein MEVFFSKISFVILGFLWWFSTFKAYQLARQKRFKEHKQWMWRSFAFTLSAITLRMWKVIIVYLFQPNPMDVYQIIAWLGWIPNILFIEYLITKKQI, encoded by the coding sequence ATGGAGGTCTTTTTTTCAAAAATTTCATTTGTTATACTGGGCTTTTTATGGTGGTTTTCTACCTTCAAAGCTTATCAGCTAGCAAGACAAAAAAGATTTAAAGAGCACAAGCAGTGGATGTGGCGGAGCTTTGCTTTTACCTTATCAGCCATCACATTGCGAATGTGGAAGGTTATTATCGTATATTTATTCCAACCTAATCCCATGGATGTTTACCAAATCATTGCATGGCTGGGCTGGATTCCCAATATCCTTTTTATTGAATACCTAATTACAAAAAAACAGATATGA
- a CDS encoding YARHG domain-containing protein yields MYTGDFAGMEKVVDDVDGSEYDENVYKKISIKINRITKDSVYGQSIVNGNQRPVKGIFNEASKSFVLDEPGNDKTDGRFEVKLSGDSLTGKWNAFNKKAVKAPQKSLKLIKKDFVYNPNFMLDPDSNLVDWNNPKDFVEKYTDSDGKTESYTTSKNRVASEAIFKLNASKQKLSEKDLKNLRKLDMEIIKNSVFARHGYSFKKETYRDFFEQTNWYIPVSNNVDNELSPMEKDNVALLNRFIKYAEDKYDSFGR; encoded by the coding sequence GTGTATACAGGTGATTTTGCGGGAATGGAAAAAGTCGTTGATGATGTAGATGGCTCTGAATATGATGAGAATGTCTACAAAAAAATTTCCATAAAGATCAACAGGATTACCAAAGACAGTGTTTACGGACAAAGCATCGTAAATGGAAATCAACGTCCTGTAAAAGGGATTTTCAATGAGGCTTCAAAATCTTTTGTCCTGGATGAACCCGGAAACGATAAAACAGATGGCAGATTTGAGGTAAAACTAAGCGGAGACAGCTTAACCGGAAAGTGGAATGCATTTAATAAAAAAGCAGTAAAAGCCCCTCAGAAATCTCTCAAACTTATCAAAAAAGACTTTGTTTACAATCCTAACTTTATGCTAGATCCGGATTCTAATCTGGTTGACTGGAACAATCCCAAAGATTTTGTAGAGAAATATACCGACAGTGATGGAAAAACCGAAAGCTACACAACATCAAAGAATCGGGTTGCTTCAGAAGCGATTTTTAAACTGAACGCCTCTAAACAAAAACTCAGTGAAAAAGACCTTAAGAACCTGAGAAAACTGGATATGGAGATTATTAAAAACTCAGTATTTGCAAGACATGGTTATTCCTTTAAAAAAGAAACTTACAGGGATTTCTTTGAGCAAACGAATTGGTATATTCCGGTTTCTAATAATGTAGACAATGAACTGTCCCCTATGGAAAAGGATAATGTAGCCTTATTGAACCGATTCATTAAATATGCTGAAGACAAGTATGACAGCTTTGGAAGATAG
- a CDS encoding DUF2809 domain-containing protein has protein sequence MKFQFSLKYLLISIFIFLIEVLIATKLKDIFFVRAYLGDVIVVILLYTLVKSFFTVNNEKLILGILVFSCFIEVAQYFNIAEKLGFRPGSLMYIVIGNSFSWIDILCYAVGCLLIYLFVIMTKGQSLTSTPDL, from the coding sequence ATGAAATTCCAATTTAGCCTGAAATATCTTCTCATTTCCATTTTTATTTTCCTGATTGAAGTGCTGATTGCTACGAAATTGAAGGATATTTTCTTTGTGAGGGCTTATCTTGGTGATGTTATTGTGGTCATACTTCTCTATACCCTAGTAAAGAGCTTCTTCACGGTAAACAATGAAAAACTTATTCTTGGAATTTTAGTCTTCTCCTGCTTTATAGAAGTTGCGCAGTATTTCAATATTGCAGAAAAATTAGGCTTCCGTCCTGGAAGCCTGATGTATATTGTGATTGGAAACTCTTTCTCGTGGATTGATATTCTGTGTTATGCCGTAGGTTGTCTGTTGATCTATCTATTCGTTATAATGACAAAAGGTCAGAGCTTAACTTCAACACCTGATCTCTAA
- a CDS encoding thioredoxin family protein: protein MKNLKIVMAAIITGLSLLSFTAIDRDKNEPQKENISAVKGYEVGDEAADFKLKNIDGKMVSLSDFKTAKGFIVIFTCNHCPYAKKYEDRIIELDKKYKSQGYPVIAINPNDPNVQPEDGYKQMINRAKEKGFTFPYLVDEGQKVYPQYGATKTPHVFVLQKENGKNIVKYIGAIDNNYDNPNDVSEYYAQDAVNALIKGDAVKMTKTVAIGCTIKVKK, encoded by the coding sequence ATGAAAAATCTGAAAATTGTAATGGCTGCCATTATCACCGGATTAAGCTTGCTAAGCTTTACAGCAATAGACCGCGATAAAAATGAGCCTCAAAAAGAAAACATCTCAGCTGTAAAAGGCTATGAAGTGGGAGATGAAGCTGCTGACTTTAAACTTAAAAATATTGATGGGAAAATGGTCTCCCTGAGCGATTTTAAAACGGCTAAGGGTTTCATTGTTATCTTTACATGCAATCATTGCCCTTATGCTAAAAAATATGAAGACAGAATCATTGAACTTGATAAGAAATATAAAAGCCAGGGATATCCAGTAATTGCTATTAATCCCAATGATCCAAATGTACAGCCGGAAGATGGTTATAAACAGATGATCAACAGAGCAAAAGAGAAAGGGTTTACTTTTCCGTATCTGGTAGATGAAGGGCAGAAGGTTTATCCGCAGTATGGAGCCACAAAGACTCCGCATGTTTTTGTACTGCAAAAGGAAAACGGGAAGAATATTGTAAAATATATAGGCGCTATTGATAATAATTATGATAATCCAAATGATGTTTCAGAATACTATGCTCAGGATGCTGTAAATGCTTTGATAAAGGGTGACGCAGTGAAAATGACGAAAACAGTTGCCATTGGATGTACAATCAAAGTAAAGAAATAA
- a CDS encoding TlpA family protein disulfide reductase gives MKKVLKILAVFLLCTIYKAQQTEVSVLKYEELEKKIQSEKDKFLVVNFWATTCAPCVKELPHFMELNHQYAGNPKFKMILVSLDRLVDKERVLKFIKNKNLTAEVILLDDIKRMNTWIPRFEKEWDGNIPVTIFYKNGEKVHFNDGEMSKEDLKKTITENL, from the coding sequence ATGAAGAAAGTATTAAAAATTCTAGCTGTCTTTCTGCTCTGTACAATTTACAAAGCGCAGCAGACCGAAGTTTCTGTTTTGAAATATGAAGAGCTGGAAAAGAAAATTCAGTCAGAGAAGGATAAGTTTCTGGTTGTTAATTTTTGGGCAACTACCTGTGCACCCTGTGTAAAAGAGCTTCCTCATTTTATGGAACTCAATCATCAATATGCAGGTAATCCTAAGTTTAAGATGATTCTTGTTTCTTTAGATAGGCTGGTGGATAAAGAAAGGGTTTTAAAATTCATTAAAAATAAAAATCTGACCGCTGAGGTTATTCTTTTAGATGATATTAAAAGAATGAATACCTGGATTCCAAGATTTGAAAAAGAATGGGACGGAAATATTCCGGTCACGATTTTTTATAAAAACGGAGAGAAAGTACATTTCAATGATGGTGAAATGAGTAAAGAAGATCTGAAAAAAACAATTACTGAAAATCTATAA
- a CDS encoding bacteriocin, with amino-acid sequence MKKSTTHKKKLTKAELKEISGGAKANCAEDLCKLRGVSSHFMIIGPRGKDGYCC; translated from the coding sequence ATGAAAAAATCAACCACTCACAAAAAGAAGCTTACCAAAGCTGAGCTTAAAGAAATCAGCGGTGGAGCTAAAGCGAACTGTGCAGAAGATCTATGCAAGCTGAGAGGAGTAAGCAGTCATTTTATGATCATAGGCCCTAGAGGTAAAGATGGATACTGCTGCTAA
- the mutS gene encoding DNA mismatch repair protein MutS, translating to MAKTKKETPLMTQYNTIKGKYPDALLLFRVGDFYETFGQDAVKTSQILGIVLTKRNNGEGSVELAGFPHHSIDSYLPKLVRAGMRVAICDQLEDPKMVKGIVKRGVTELVTPGVTFNDQVLNSKKNNFLLSLHKEKEKYGIALVDISTGEFLVSEGNLEKLLHIINTFDPSEIIFQRSAQIPEQIKNKNAFKLEDWAFQYNFAYEKLTSHFKTNSLKGFGVETLPLAITAAGAIFAYLVEDTHHNLLSHITKLQIIPQEDYLMMDNFTLRNLEIVYPSNPQGKSLLDIIDKTSTPMGGRLLRRRIILPLKSVDEIARRLSLIDFLNENDHLKYEIGQLLKSISDLDRLMGKLAAEKISPREFGHLRQSLINIHTIKALLHPHADVLAWLEPLFDLEELIKFLQNHLNEELPVSLAKGNVVKDGVSEELDRLRNLQNKGRGFLDEMCQREIERTGITSLKIDFNNVFGYYIEVRNTHKDKVPDDWVRKQTLVNAERYITEELKEYESQILGAEEKISILENQLYRNVCSETMVYIDQIQGNSNIIAQIDVAAGLSELAVSESYTKPILNDGYAIDLKEARHPIIENALPLGEKYIPNDIFLDKDSQQIIMVTGPNMAGKSAILRQTAIVCLLAQIGSFVPAKHAEIGLLDKIFTRVGATDNISAGESTFMVEMNEAANILNNISERSLILLDEIGRGTSTYDGVSIAWAIAEYLHQHSTQAKTLFATHYHELNEMTVNFERVKNFHVSIQENKGNIIFMRKLVPGGSEHSFGIHVAKLAGMPAKVVNRANEILKTLEASRTQEGGASENIKRVTEENMQLSFFQLDDPVLENIREELTKIDINTLTPIEALMKLNAIKKMIGG from the coding sequence ATGGCAAAAACGAAGAAGGAAACCCCGTTAATGACTCAATATAATACCATCAAGGGCAAATACCCTGATGCACTTTTACTTTTCAGAGTAGGGGACTTTTATGAAACTTTTGGGCAGGATGCCGTGAAAACCTCTCAGATTTTGGGAATTGTTCTTACGAAAAGAAATAATGGAGAAGGAAGTGTAGAATTAGCCGGATTTCCACATCACTCTATAGATTCTTATCTACCAAAATTGGTAAGAGCTGGAATGAGAGTTGCGATCTGTGATCAGTTGGAAGATCCTAAAATGGTCAAAGGAATTGTGAAAAGGGGGGTTACAGAACTGGTAACTCCAGGAGTGACTTTTAATGATCAGGTTTTAAATTCTAAGAAAAATAACTTCCTGCTTTCTCTTCATAAGGAAAAAGAAAAATATGGAATTGCTTTGGTGGATATTTCTACCGGAGAGTTTTTGGTAAGCGAGGGCAACCTTGAAAAATTGCTGCATATTATTAATACTTTTGATCCGAGTGAAATTATTTTCCAGAGAAGTGCACAGATACCGGAGCAAATTAAGAATAAGAATGCTTTTAAACTGGAAGACTGGGCTTTTCAATACAATTTTGCCTACGAGAAATTAACCAGCCATTTTAAAACGAATTCATTAAAAGGGTTTGGAGTAGAAACCCTTCCATTAGCCATTACAGCAGCCGGAGCTATTTTTGCGTATCTGGTAGAAGATACCCATCATAACCTGCTTTCTCATATTACCAAACTTCAGATTATTCCTCAGGAAGATTATCTGATGATGGATAATTTCACCTTAAGAAATCTGGAAATCGTTTATCCAAGCAATCCGCAAGGAAAGTCATTGCTGGATATTATTGATAAAACCTCAACTCCGATGGGAGGAAGATTGCTGAGAAGAAGAATTATTCTTCCTTTAAAATCTGTAGATGAAATTGCAAGAAGACTTTCACTGATTGATTTTTTAAACGAGAACGATCACCTTAAATATGAAATAGGACAACTGTTAAAATCAATTTCTGATCTGGATCGATTGATGGGGAAACTGGCCGCAGAAAAAATCTCACCAAGGGAATTTGGACACCTGCGTCAGAGTTTAATCAATATCCATACAATCAAAGCATTATTGCATCCTCATGCGGATGTACTGGCATGGTTGGAACCTTTATTTGATCTTGAAGAACTTATTAAATTCCTGCAGAATCATCTGAATGAGGAGCTTCCGGTAAGTCTGGCCAAAGGGAATGTAGTAAAAGACGGGGTTTCTGAGGAACTTGACAGATTGAGAAATCTTCAAAACAAAGGCCGTGGGTTTCTTGATGAAATGTGTCAGAGAGAGATTGAAAGAACAGGTATTACAAGCCTTAAAATTGATTTCAACAACGTTTTCGGATACTATATTGAAGTCCGAAATACCCATAAAGATAAAGTTCCAGACGATTGGGTAAGAAAACAAACTCTAGTAAATGCTGAACGATACATAACCGAAGAATTAAAGGAATATGAAAGCCAGATTCTGGGGGCTGAAGAGAAGATAAGCATTCTGGAAAACCAGTTGTACAGGAATGTGTGCTCTGAAACGATGGTTTATATCGATCAGATCCAAGGGAACTCTAATATTATTGCACAGATTGATGTTGCTGCGGGACTGTCTGAATTAGCAGTTTCAGAAAGCTATACCAAACCTATTTTGAATGACGGTTATGCAATTGATCTGAAGGAAGCAAGACACCCGATTATTGAAAATGCACTTCCACTAGGAGAAAAATATATTCCGAACGACATCTTCCTGGATAAAGATTCTCAGCAGATCATCATGGTGACAGGTCCGAACATGGCCGGTAAATCGGCAATCCTGCGTCAGACGGCTATCGTTTGTCTTCTGGCTCAGATAGGAAGCTTTGTCCCTGCTAAACATGCTGAAATCGGACTATTGGACAAGATCTTTACAAGGGTAGGGGCTACGGATAATATTTCTGCCGGTGAATCTACATTCATGGTAGAAATGAATGAAGCAGCCAATATCCTGAATAATATATCAGAACGAAGCCTTATCCTTTTAGATGAAATTGGGCGTGGAACTTCTACTTATGATGGGGTCTCCATTGCATGGGCTATTGCAGAATATCTTCATCAGCACTCTACACAGGCGAAGACTTTATTTGCCACCCATTATCATGAATTGAATGAAATGACCGTGAATTTCGAAAGAGTAAAAAACTTCCACGTTTCTATTCAGGAAAATAAAGGGAATATTATCTTCATGAGAAAACTGGTTCCGGGTGGTAGTGAGCATAGTTTCGGAATTCATGTAGCTAAACTGGCAGGAATGCCTGCAAAAGTAGTCAACAGAGCCAATGAGATTCTTAAAACGCTTGAAGCAAGCCGAACTCAGGAAGGAGGAGCCTCAGAAAATATCAAACGGGTAACTGAAGAAAATATGCAGCTTTCTTTCTTCCAACTTGATGATCCGGTTTTGGAAAATATTCGAGAAGAGCTTACCAAAATAGATATCAATACTTTAACACCGATTGAAGCTTTAATGAAGCTCAACGCCATAAAAAAAATGATTGGAGGATAA
- a CDS encoding GNAT family N-acetyltransferase, producing the protein MKFPVLETERLILRQLTLDDSEDLFEYFSQDEVMEYYDLEAFKSIEDAQKIIQHFNSEFEKEKGFRWALQLKSDGKVIGTCGYHNWYREHFKAEIGYELNPLFWRQGYMKEAILPILTFGFESMRLHRVDAFIDPANISSEKLLTSINFQEEGTLRDYFFEKGKFVDAKIFGLINK; encoded by the coding sequence ATGAAATTTCCTGTTCTAGAAACTGAAAGACTTATTCTGCGACAACTCACCCTTGATGACAGTGAAGATCTATTCGAATATTTTTCCCAAGATGAGGTCATGGAATATTATGATCTTGAAGCGTTCAAATCTATCGAAGATGCACAGAAAATCATTCAGCATTTCAACAGTGAATTTGAGAAAGAAAAAGGGTTCCGATGGGCTCTACAATTGAAATCTGACGGTAAAGTGATTGGTACCTGCGGTTATCATAACTGGTACAGAGAACATTTCAAGGCTGAAATTGGCTACGAACTTAATCCTCTTTTCTGGAGACAAGGTTATATGAAAGAAGCCATCCTTCCTATTCTTACATTTGGATTTGAAAGCATGAGATTGCATCGTGTGGATGCTTTTATTGATCCGGCCAATATTTCTTCCGAAAAACTTTTAACCTCAATCAACTTTCAGGAAGAAGGAACTCTTAGAGATTACTTCTTTGAAAAAGGGAAATTTGTGGATGCTAAAATTTTCGGCTTGATTAATAAATAA
- a CDS encoding cupin-like domain-containing protein, which translates to MILENVDIVNDISKEDFQKNYFKKQKPLLIKNFASRWDAFEKWNLAYIREKAGDQDVPLYDNKPADAAKSSDAPVANMKMKDYIDTIKSKPSDLRIFFYIITDRLPELLKNFTYPDLGMKFFKRLPTLFFGGSEAHVLMHYDVDLGDFMHIHFEGKKRILLFDQKQSPFLYKVPLSVHTIYDVDYESPDYEKFPALKYAKGYEIFMEHGDALFIPGAFWHFNRYLEPGFSLSLRALPNKPNVFANMLYHVFIMRYTDKLMRKLFKAKWVEYKQKWAYKKSSEALEKYLQKGN; encoded by the coding sequence ATGATCCTCGAAAACGTAGATATAGTCAATGATATCAGTAAAGAAGATTTTCAGAAGAATTATTTTAAAAAGCAAAAGCCCCTTTTAATCAAGAATTTTGCAAGCCGCTGGGATGCTTTTGAGAAATGGAATCTTGCCTATATCCGTGAAAAGGCTGGTGATCAGGATGTTCCTTTGTATGACAATAAACCCGCTGATGCGGCTAAAAGTTCTGATGCTCCGGTAGCCAATATGAAGATGAAAGATTATATTGATACTATAAAAAGTAAACCCTCAGATCTTAGAATTTTCTTCTACATTATTACAGATAGACTTCCGGAACTTCTTAAAAATTTTACATATCCTGACCTGGGTATGAAATTTTTCAAAAGGCTTCCTACTTTGTTCTTTGGGGGAAGTGAAGCTCATGTACTGATGCATTATGATGTAGATTTGGGTGACTTCATGCATATTCATTTCGAGGGAAAAAAGAGAATTTTGTTATTCGATCAAAAACAATCTCCGTTTTTATATAAAGTTCCATTATCTGTTCATACGATCTATGATGTAGATTATGAGAGTCCTGATTATGAAAAATTTCCTGCGTTGAAGTATGCAAAAGGATATGAAATCTTTATGGAGCATGGTGATGCCCTTTTTATTCCCGGAGCATTCTGGCATTTTAACCGATATCTTGAACCTGGATTTTCGCTGTCATTGAGAGCGCTTCCCAATAAACCCAATGTTTTTGCCAATATGCTGTACCATGTCTTTATCATGAGGTATACAGATAAGCTTATGCGTAAACTGTTTAAAGCAAAATGGGTGGAGTATAAGCAGAAGTGGGCTTATAAGAAAAGTTCAGAAGCGCTGGAAAAGTATTTGCAGAAAGGGAATTAG
- a CDS encoding bestrophin family protein codes for MRVYNTKHFLKILFSLHKSDTLKILFPSMIMVGLYSWGIQYLEVGYFHLTAKSGISNVGMIHSLLGFVLSLLLVFRTNTAYDRWWEGRKLWGKLVNDSRNFAIKINTILGDNRQDAEQISRYLKYFPHFLAKHLSKESTRLALDEDYTEIEKTLKNHGPSEIIILLSHKLNQLKKEGKISEIEMLYLDTQLSGFLEVCGGCERIKNTPIPYSYSSFIKKFIILYVLALPIAYVITIGLFMIPLTVFVYYVLMSLEMIAEEIEDPFNNDENDIPMETIAQNIEKNVHQIMNKK; via the coding sequence ATGAGAGTCTACAACACGAAACATTTCCTTAAAATCCTATTCAGTTTACATAAAAGTGATACGCTGAAGATCCTTTTCCCTAGCATGATTATGGTGGGATTATATTCCTGGGGAATTCAGTACCTGGAAGTAGGATATTTTCATCTTACGGCAAAATCAGGAATCAGTAATGTAGGAATGATTCATTCTCTTCTTGGATTTGTACTCTCCCTTTTATTGGTTTTCAGAACCAATACTGCGTATGACAGATGGTGGGAAGGAAGAAAACTCTGGGGAAAACTGGTGAATGACTCCCGAAACTTTGCGATAAAAATCAATACCATTCTTGGAGATAATCGTCAGGATGCAGAACAGATTTCAAGATATTTAAAATATTTTCCTCACTTTTTAGCCAAACATCTCTCTAAAGAATCAACCCGTCTGGCATTAGATGAAGATTATACAGAAATTGAAAAAACGTTGAAAAACCATGGTCCAAGTGAAATTATTATTCTTCTAAGCCATAAGCTGAATCAATTAAAGAAAGAAGGGAAAATTTCAGAAATTGAAATGCTCTATTTAGATACTCAGCTTTCAGGATTTCTGGAAGTATGCGGCGGATGTGAAAGAATTAAAAATACTCCTATTCCCTATTCTTATTCCTCTTTTATTAAAAAATTCATCATCTTATATGTACTTGCCCTTCCTATTGCCTATGTTATTACCATTGGGCTTTTCATGATTCCGCTTACGGTTTTTGTGTATTATGTACTGATGAGTCTTGAAATGATTGCTGAAGAAATTGAAGATCCTTTCAACAATGATGAGAATGATATTCCAATGGAAACAATAGCCCAGAATATTGAAAAAAATGTTCATCAGATCATGAACAAAAAATAA
- a CDS encoding toxin-antitoxin system YwqK family antitoxin, protein MEEGKKEGDAVFYHENGKVNAKGEFKKDFKVKEWVYYDKNGTLTAKEMYRNGDKNVYDNSFTATFYSPKGVAEEVSNYKFAKLHGETKLFHEDGKSVKQTGTYDNGLATGKWKVFYPSGKLQRETEFVNDKWNGNRIHYREDGSIEKTEVYKDGKLISTK, encoded by the coding sequence ATGGAAGAAGGGAAAAAAGAAGGTGATGCTGTTTTTTATCACGAAAACGGAAAAGTCAATGCAAAAGGTGAATTCAAAAAAGACTTTAAAGTAAAGGAATGGGTTTACTATGATAAGAATGGTACTCTAACCGCTAAAGAAATGTATAGAAATGGCGACAAAAATGTTTATGACAATAGCTTTACGGCCACTTTCTATTCTCCCAAAGGAGTCGCAGAGGAAGTTTCCAACTATAAATTTGCAAAACTGCACGGAGAAACCAAACTTTTTCATGAAGATGGAAAATCAGTAAAGCAAACCGGAACTTATGATAACGGCCTCGCCACTGGAAAATGGAAAGTATTCTACCCATCTGGAAAGTTACAGCGCGAAACAGAATTTGTAAATGACAAGTGGAATGGTAACAGAATCCATTACCGTGAAGACGGAAGCATTGAAAAAACAGAGGTCTATAAAGACGGAAAATTAATCTCAACAAAATAA
- a CDS encoding RNA methyltransferase, whose amino-acid sequence MVQKLKLEELNRIDVETFKKVEKIPLVIILDNIRSMHNVGAAFRTADAFLIEKIILCGITPQPPHREIHKAALGATESVDWSHEDDTNNAISDLKSRGYEIIGIEQTTGSQMITDFSIDKSKKYALILGNEVEGISDEVLPNIDVFLEIPQLGTKHSLNVSVCGGIVMWEFAKALK is encoded by the coding sequence TTGGTACAGAAACTAAAACTGGAGGAACTTAACAGAATAGATGTAGAAACATTTAAGAAAGTTGAAAAAATTCCGTTGGTCATCATTTTAGATAATATCAGAAGTATGCACAATGTAGGTGCTGCTTTCAGAACGGCAGACGCCTTTTTAATTGAAAAAATAATCCTTTGCGGAATTACCCCGCAACCACCCCACCGTGAGATTCACAAAGCCGCATTAGGGGCTACAGAAAGTGTAGACTGGTCTCATGAAGATGACACCAACAATGCTATTTCAGATTTGAAAAGCAGAGGATATGAAATCATAGGTATAGAACAGACCACCGGAAGCCAAATGATTACAGATTTTTCTATTGACAAGTCTAAAAAATATGCTTTAATTTTAGGTAATGAAGTAGAGGGAATCAGTGATGAGGTACTCCCTAATATTGATGTATTCTTAGAAATTCCACAACTGGGAACCAAGCATTCGCTAAATGTAAGTGTATGTGGTGGAATTGTGATGTGGGAGTTTGCTAAAGCCCTAAAATAA
- a CDS encoding CBS domain-containing protein, which translates to MFIKDYISKDFPCFSLSDSIESARNTLDDFGYSHIFIKKSHHFYGALAKDFLYEEDGGTLKDLEHQIERFAILDDNNVMDSIRLFYTFNTNVIPVINKNEKYLGYITCDDIFQDLSRYPLFSESGAILTVETPSRKYSMTEIANIVESNNSKFYGGFISFMSDEVIHVTIKISNENLASIDSTFDRYDYRIVEKYYSDEKSDLFKDRFGFFQKFIEI; encoded by the coding sequence ATGTTTATCAAGGACTATATCTCAAAAGATTTCCCATGTTTTAGCCTTTCGGACTCTATAGAGTCGGCAAGAAATACATTGGATGACTTCGGATATTCTCATATTTTCATCAAAAAATCCCATCACTTTTACGGAGCCCTTGCCAAGGACTTTTTATACGAAGAAGATGGAGGAACTTTGAAGGATCTTGAGCATCAGATCGAGCGATTTGCTATTCTGGATGATAATAATGTCATGGACAGTATCCGCCTGTTTTATACATTCAATACCAATGTAATCCCAGTGATTAACAAGAATGAAAAATATTTGGGCTATATTACCTGTGATGATATTTTCCAGGACCTTTCCCGTTATCCATTATTTTCGGAATCAGGAGCTATTCTTACCGTAGAAACTCCTTCCAGAAAATACTCCATGACGGAAATTGCCAATATTGTGGAAAGCAATAACTCGAAATTTTATGGTGGATTCATCAGCTTTATGTCTGATGAAGTAATTCACGTTACTATCAAGATCAGCAATGAAAACCTAGCCTCGATAGACTCAACATTTGACCGGTACGACTACAGAATTGTTGAAAAATACTATTCTGATGAGAAATCCGATCTGTTTAAGGACCGATTCGGTTTTTTCCAAAAATTTATAGAAATATAA
- a CDS encoding NAD kinase — protein sequence MKAAIYSQKKDLDTFLYLSKFISELETRGVKSVLYDEMAEALQFSKIFETFNNKQDLLDKEVDLFFTFGGDGTIVNSLTFIEDLEIPVVGVNTGRLGFLAFFTKEEAFKELDSILKGDVKTSRRSVIEVVSPNLEGSFPYALNDVTISRKETTSMITVDSYINNEFLNVFWGDGVIISTPTGSTAYSLSCGGPIISPNNENFVITPIAPHNLNVRPLVVNDKVEIKFRVESRVPQYSLSLDSRLIHIETDKEIIIRKADFQLLLVQPNNLSFYETIRQKLLWGRDKRN from the coding sequence ATGAAGGCAGCCATATATTCTCAGAAAAAAGATCTTGATACTTTTTTATATTTAAGCAAGTTTATCTCTGAACTTGAAACCAGAGGTGTAAAATCTGTTCTGTATGATGAAATGGCTGAAGCACTTCAGTTTTCGAAGATTTTCGAAACATTCAACAACAAACAGGACCTTTTGGATAAAGAAGTGGATCTTTTCTTCACCTTTGGTGGAGACGGAACCATTGTAAACTCCCTTACTTTCATTGAGGATCTTGAAATTCCTGTGGTAGGTGTAAATACCGGAAGATTAGGATTTCTTGCCTTTTTTACAAAGGAAGAAGCTTTTAAAGAACTGGATTCTATCTTAAAAGGAGATGTAAAAACAAGCCGCCGATCAGTAATCGAAGTGGTTTCTCCAAATCTGGAAGGATCTTTTCCTTATGCTTTAAATGATGTAACGATTTCAAGAAAGGAAACAACTTCTATGATTACGGTAGACTCTTATATTAATAATGAGTTTTTGAATGTATTCTGGGGTGATGGAGTGATTATCTCCACTCCAACCGGATCTACGGCTTACTCTTTAAGTTGTGGCGGACCCATCATTTCCCCGAATAACGAAAACTTCGTCATCACTCCTATCGCCCCTCACAATCTGAATGTGAGACCTTTAGTAGTTAACGATAAAGTAGAAATTAAATTCAGAGTGGAAAGCAGAGTACCCCAATACTCATTGTCTTTAGACTCCAGACTGATTCATATTGAAACCGATAAGGAAATTATCATCAGAAAAGCCGATTTCCAGCTTCTTCTGGTGCAGCCTAATAATCTGAGCTTTTACGAAACCATCCGTCAGAAGCTGCTTTGGGGGCGTGACAAAAGAAATTAG